One part of the Dasypus novemcinctus isolate mDasNov1 chromosome 27, mDasNov1.1.hap2, whole genome shotgun sequence genome encodes these proteins:
- the LOC139437738 gene encoding olfactory receptor 7A17-like, with the protein MENQTHVLEFVLLGLSDDTELQPLLFGLFLSMYLIVIFGNLLIILAIISDSHLHTPMYFFLSNLSLTDICFTSTTIPTMLLNIHTNSKLITYENCLSQVYFFILFGQLDISLLTVMAYDRFVAICDSLHYMVIMNPRLCGLLLLASWLLSVFFSLLHSLMVLQLSFCTELVIPHFFCEVNQVVRLACSDTFLNDLVLYVDAGLMGVIPLTAILFSYSKIASSILRISTTEGKYKAFSTCGSHLSVVTLFYGTGLAVYLSSSATQTSRANAITSVMYTVVTPMLNPFIYSLRNKDIKQALNQLVDSIPASSPSYAIQEHKAERGRKGC; encoded by the exons ATGGAAAACCAAACACATGTTTTAGAATTTGTCCTCCTTGGTCTCTCAGATGATACAGAATTGCAGCCTCTCCTCTTTGGGCTGTTCCTATCCATGTACCTGATTGTCATATTTggaaacctgctcatcatcctggccatcatctctgactcccacctccacacacccatgtacttcttcctctctaacctGTCATTAACAGATATCTGTTTCACTTCCACGACTATCCCAACAATGCTGCTTAACATCCATACAAACAGCAAACTTATAACTTATGAAAACTGCCTCAGTCAggtatattttttcatactttttggacaattagaCATCTCCCTCTTaactgtgatggcctatgaccgcttcgtggccatctgtgACTCCCTGCACTACATGGTCATCATGAACCCTCGACTCTGTGGACTCCTGTTACTggcatcctggttattgagtgttttcttctctcttttacaCAGCTTAatggttttgcaattgtctttttgtacagagttgGTAATCcctcactttttctgtgaagtaAATCAGGTGGTCCgacttgcttgttctgacaccttcctcaatgacctgGTGCTGTATGTTGATGCTGGACTTATGGGTGTTATTCCACTTACTGCaatccttttctcttactctaagattgcatcctccattttgagaatttcaacaacGGAGGGCAAGTATAAAGctttttctacttgtgggtcgcacctctcagtagtgaccttgttttatggtacaggtctTGCAGTATATCTTAGCTCTTCTGCTACCCAAACCTCAAGGGCAAATGCAATAAcctcagtgatgtacactgtGGTCActcccatgctgaacccctttatctatagtcttagaaacaaggacataaagcaggccttaaa TCAGTTAGTAGACAGCATACCTGCTAGTTCCCCATCTTATGCAATACAGGAACACAaggcagaaagagggagaaaaggctGCTAA